In Gadus morhua chromosome 9, gadMor3.0, whole genome shotgun sequence, the sequence GTATTATCATAATGTGTTAATACAAATGCAGTTGAACATGTTCTATCATATTTTAATGCCATTCAACTATGTACCAATGTGACATGGTTTGATTGCATTTCAAATTTCTGtacaatattttttaatacacaCGAATATGACACTTGAAGGATGTATCAAAATAACAAAGGGaacatttaagaaaaaaaatgtgaatATTTATCAGCCTTGGAACACAATTCAAAACCAAAAATGTATTCTTTTCAAATGAATGCCCCAAGGAATTCTCTAGCttacatcacaaaaaaaaacaggttTAAAAAGCATTTGTTGTGTATTGTAATTACGTTTTAATTGATTTTCTAAATTATAATGATATAAAATCATCAGCAATGAGACATTTTCATTacctttgtaaaaaaaaagttagaatTCATATATATTTTAGCATTTCAGTGCTGATTGACAAATTATACACATTTAGTGATCATCTTGGTATTCAGTAGTTGGTAGCAAAGAGACCTAAACAGTACTCCAGAAAGTCTGACCAGGTACAGTATTTCCCAACATTTAGAAATATATGCCAATTTAGAATTTATGAACTGTTCAACTGATAGCATTTTAATGCCATCTCTGGCAGTCAGTTCAGCCAGTCAGGACAATCGACAAACAGTACACTTTTATCTTAACAACAATGTCCATCAAACTGTACATTAGCTgtccatgaaaaggaaaaaaacaaacaaacaaaaaatgctTCCTTAGAAAGCGTACATGATCAagtttaaaatgtacttttactGTCTAAAAAACAAGTTGCTAGTTCAAATGCTGTACAACACAGGATGAGACATCACGTTCCACCTCATCtatgcagtgtttgtgtgtgtgtgtgtgtgtgtgtgtgtgtgtgtgtgtgtgtgtgtgtgtgtgtgtgtgtgtgtgtgtgtgtgtgtgcgtgtgcgtgtgtgtgtctgtatgtatgtttgtgtctctgtgtgcgggTCTGTaaatatgtgtctgtttgtgtgtctgcatgaatgtgtgtgtgtgtgtgtgtgtgtgtgtgtgtgtgtgtgtgtgtgtgtgtgtgtgtgtgtgtgtgtgtgtgtgtgtgtgtgtgtgtgtgtgtgggtgtgtgtgtgtttgtctgtgtctgtgtgtctgtgtgtttgtttgtctgttcgcttgtttgtgcttgtgtgaatgtgcatgtgttaaCCACCCATATTGGCCAGATCCATCATGGGTGAGGTGTATATGGTAGGCCGAGGGGGAAGCCCGATAGCCCCTCACCGCTGCCACGGAGACGGGTTCTGAAGAAGCAGGAGCAAGCAGCCAGAGCATTGCTACGTTGTCGGGTCGGATAAGACCGGATGAGATCGGATGAGACCGGCTGCTGCTGTTCCTCTGTGCTCCCCGTTTTTCCATCGTCACCAATGAACACCGGTCATCCTAGAGAAGCCCCGATGTCTGTGAGCTCTAGCAGTGGGACTCCTTCTCATCCACGGGGAAGTAGCCGTCCTTCGTGGGCGGAGCCTTCTGACACAAGCTGTCTCCGTCGGCCGCGAAGATGGCGAGCAGTTTCTCCTGCTCCAGCTTGGACTTGGGCAAGTCGAGGGAGGGGGTGCAGAGGAAGGTGAGCCGCTGTTGACGTGACCCGTTCAAATGGGAGGTTAGCGTTAGGGAGCATAGAGGAGGGTTTCACGTTCCACGAGAATTTAACGAGAATAACAACCGGCTTTGGCTCAAGTTGATCATTGATCAACTTTTTTTCAAATAGAATATTCATTGTTATATTGACAACCATACTGAATGATTCTTGGATGTTTACtgtaataacaaaaaaaaaacaggaatacACAGaaagaaggatggatggataaagGCGAGGGATGAAGATAGATAATTTCCCAATGCACACaatatttgtttttcatttcttaaatgaaaagaaaacacatggTACAATGTGGTACAAGTGTATGACCAACGTTCAATTCATCATGCAGGAGCCTCAATGCATGCTGCTAGGCAACTACTTCATCCATCTTGAAAAGCCGCAGTTCAGCAGTATTTGGTTGCGGCTCACCTCTTTCAGCGTCCCTGGGGTGTAGTAGATCTTCACCGCCGCAAACAGAGGGATGCACATCATGGAGGACAAGGCCAGGATCCAGCCCAGACCGTAGCCCCACCAGGGGTAGGTGTACTCGTTGTTGTACTTGAGCGGAGTGTACTTGATCAGTGAGAAGGCAAAGGTCCCCTGGGCAGAGAGATAGCAAGCACAGGTGTTTCGCTTAGACACAGACAAGGAAATCTCTGCAGGACCATATGGATTGAGTAAATGTTAATTTTATGTTTAACCtacttattataattataaaacaCAGGTTAATACCCCAAGCCAACATATCTAATTTTGATCCATGCCTGTTACCGAAATTATTTAAATTGGGCCTTTAAAAGGTCATTCCAATGTAAACGTTTTTATAATGTTGTCCACCAGGGGGTGCTCCTGTGTAAGGGATGATCTGAATTGGGTCACTGTGCTTGGATGCATTTGGAAATGGACAGACTCACGAGGCATGTAGCAGGTGTGAAGAAAAGCCAGCAGTATTTAATCACAGGGCCTGGTCGGTATCCGATCATGTCCTCGATGTTGTCATAGAAACGGTCGGCTCCTATTAATCAAATGACAAGCGTGCAATGCAAGACGGGCAATCATCAatcttcaagaatatgcaatacattgggaaaaaaaaatctatatttgCTGATTCTAAATCAAATGTAATGAGCAAATCGCTCACAAACGTGGTGAGGTTAATACACTTCTTGGCCTTTATGGCAGTTTATAACAATTAGACTACCGACCTTCCAGACAGAAAtaagtattaataataatactgcTGTTATACCAACCCctgccacatacacacactcaccataaATCCAAGCGATGCAAACTGTCTCGAAAACGGCAACGAAGAGCAAGCACATGCCACTGGCTGCATAGTAGTCAAAGAGCTGGAAGATGTACATGCCTCCCTGTGGAGAAAGACATGAAATATGTAGAGATTAGATGCACTTTCAATTAACAAAGGCAAACGAAAAGACCAGATCCACTTTCTATCCACTCTGGGAATCTGTCTAGACCAATACGATTCTATGATGAAAGATAGGTTAGTTACACGATAGTCTATTGACAACTAATCTAACAACTAATACCAGAGAAACAACTGTGCTTTGACTGAGTagggatagacagacagagatagagagacagacagagcgcaagggcacacagagaggcagacagacaagccAACATATCTGGAAGACGCCACTGCAGCATCCGGTCACGCACCACCAGACTCAGGGACAGTTTCATCCCACGGGCCATAAGACTACTGAACTCCTAAGCTCCTAAGCTACTCACCACCATGACACTATAACTTGCCACTTTATAACTTGCCAGGTTATACCAGTCGACATCTGGATAAACACGtctgtttacattttacatttatttagttttgcatTTAGGTCCCTGCTCTCCTACTTGAGTTCCTCTTAAAcacttactttttattattattactattattattattattatatttattttttattatttaagtcTCAGCTTTCCTACTTGTGTTTCTCATATACCTATATGTTCTCTTATATTGCACTGTTGGAGGAGCCCAAGACaaaagaatttcattgccagcgactgctctgtaattgttgtgcaGATGACAATAAAACCATCTTGAATCTCTCGAATCTTCTTGAAAACAGACAGGTAGAccgacagggagacagacggacagaattACAAAGAGACAGACGGAAAGAGACACACCCGACAGACAGACTCCTCTGAGCTTGATGAGttcctggaggggggagaggatgacagacagatacagaggatgagggacagatagacagattgaCAAACCTCTGTGAGCATGATGAGACCCAGCAGGAAGGAGATGACGGCGATCAGCAGGATAAAGAGCTCCCGGCGGTTCTTGCGGCGGAAGGTGGAAGGATACATGTCCACCATGGACGTCACCAggctctccacacacacaaactaacacacaggGGAcagtgaggttgtgtgtgtgtgtgtgtctgtgtgtgtgtgtgtgtgtgtgtgcgtgtgcgtgtgcgtgtgcgtgtgcgtgtgtgcgtgcgtgcgtgcgtgcgtgcgtgcgtgcgtgcgtgcgtgcgtgcgtgcgtgcgtgcgtgtgtgcgtgcgtgcgtgtgtgcgtgagtgtgtgtgctaccTGGCTGTCTAGTCCCAGAAAGCATATCATGATGAAGAAGCAGCAGGCCCACAGCGGGGAGAACGGCATCATGGACACCGCCCGCGGGTAGGCTATGAAGGCCAGGCCGGGACCTGGTTAACACACGCACCCTAGCATTACACTATGAAGGGCCTTATGACACACATCCTATCATTACACTGAAGGGCCCTATAACACACATCCTATCATTTCACTATGAAGGGCCTTATAACACACATCCTATCATTACACTATGAAGGGCCTTATGACACACATCCTATCATTACACTGAAGGGCCCTATAACACACATCCTAGCATTACACTATGAAGGGCCTTATGACACACATCCTATCATTACACTGAAGGGCCCTATAACACACATCCTATCATTACACTATGAAGGGCCTTATGACACACATCCTATCATTACACTATGAAGGGCCTTATGACACACATCCTATCATTACACTGAAGGGCCCTATAACACACATCCTATCATTACACTATGAAGGGCCTAATGACACACATCCTATCATTACACTGAAGGGCCCTATAACGCACATCCTATCATTACACTATGAAGGGCCTTATAACACACATCCTATCAGTACACTATGAAGGGCCTTATGACACACATCCTATCATTACACTGAAGGGCCCTGTTACACACATCCTATCATTACACTATGAAGGGCCTTATTACACACATCCTATCATTATACTATGAAGGGCCTTATGAAACACATCCTATCATTACACTATGAAGGGCCTTATAACACACATCCTATCATTACACTATGAAGGGCCTTATGACACACATCCTATCATTACACTATGAAGGGCCGTATAAAACACATCCTATCATTACACTATGAAGGGCCTTATAACACACATCCTATCATTACACTATGAAGGGCCTTATGACACACATCCTATCATTACACTATGAAGGGCCTTATAACACATCCTATCATCACACTATGAAGGGCCTTATAACACACATCCTATCATTACACTATGAAGGGCCTTATAACACACATCCTATCATTACACTATGAAGGGCCTTATAACACACATCCTATCATCACACTATGAAGGGCCTTATAACACACATCCTATCATTACACTATGAAGGGCCTTATAACACACATCCTATCATTACACTATGAAGGGCCTTATGACACACATCCTGTCATTACACTAGGAATGGCCTTATAATACACATCCTATCATTACACTATGAAGGGCCTTATAACACACATCCTATCATTACATGATCAAGCACCATCTAACACACATCCTATCATCATGAATAGATACACTTTGAAGGGACTTATAACACACTCCCTTAAATATCCACTGTGAAGGGCACACATTTTCACTGTACCTGTTTCATTCAAAGCTCTTTACACAGATTAAACAACACTACCTTTATATCTatcaatctctctgtctgtctgtctgtctgtctgtccatccatccatttatccatccatctctccctaTATGTTCAGTCCGTCCGTCTATCCCTTCGctcctctgtctgcctgttgttAATGCTGTCTGTTCAGATCGTAACGTACTAACCAGATTCTGCCACTTCTGAGATGGGTACGTTCTGTTCGAAGGCCATGAAGCCCAGGATGGAGAATATAGCGAAGCCGGCTATGAAGCTCGTGCCACTGTTCAGGAAGCACAGCGACAGGCAAtccctgcacagacacacacacacacacacacacacacacacacacacacacacacacacacacacacacacacacacacacacacacacacacacacacacacacacacacacacgtgttaagACGTGTATGAAGAAACTGTCAATATTAGATCAGGTTAAGGTTCTTCTGCAATATCTTATTGGCAAGGGAATGTTGGAGATGCGATGAAAAAGGTTACCTTATCCTGCTtggttaaaaaaacatttgtaacTATCTTCCTCCCCTGTAGTAGTCTATACTGTTGTAGGGAATTGCACAATGCTAGGGACTTCATTCAAGTTATAGTTTTAATGAGTTTTAGTGAAGATTAAAGAACATTAAATCAATCAGCAAGGTCCACCTTGTACATTGTGGTATCCTGGCACTAGGTTTTTTTTACAACGATGACGATCCATGAACAGAACATGATCAGCACCAGCATCAATTTATGCTCAAGGTTAAGTCGGGGCTTCACTCTGGAAACCAAAACCCTAcatgttgacctttgacctatgCTTTATCCCACCAGTGATGAACGACATAGTGGCGGATTGCATAACCAGCTGGTCTTAACTTGCAATTGCTGCGCATTTGCGAACTGATGcattttttactctttttgttgttttgtataTGGCTTTATATGCTCTGTTACACGATGGTACTGAACTACAGCCGTCAACAAGACTTATCTGTCATGGCCACAgttgtggtgctgtgtgttCTCCCCCAGTGTCGGCCATGCCCCCTGTCTGTATCTGTGCTTTGCCTGCCGCTCTCAACTCCCCTTCAAATACACTTCCCTGCAGACGTCGCCAAATCGTCCTCCGATATACCGTGGCAGTTAATCGTACCTGGCTCCAGTATATACACTTTCTAGTTGTTGTTTCTCCTGCTGATATCTCCTGCCGCACCTTACTTCTCCTTTGCCTGGTTTTGTGGATCTACACCTCTAGCCTGCCTGCTTCACTCCCTCCAGCCTGATGTGCCCCACTCTCCAACCTGCCCCCCCGCCTCACTCCTGGTTATACCAAATAAACCTGTTCACCTTCACTCCAACTCctgtcctgtctctgtgttctgctctcgGGTCCAGCAGCTATCGCTCCCCTAACGTTATCCTGGTTACATAAAGGGCAAATGCGTTGCCTAGCTGTCACTGACCTGTagcagttgttgttgtactTGTTGTAGCTTCCCAGGGCGGTGAGGCAGCCCAGACAGATGGCATAGGAGAAGAATATCTGAGTGCCAGCATCCATCCACACCTGCAGAGTAGAAACACAGGAGAAGAGACAGGATTAAAACAGTAGAAATACAGGAGAAGAGACAGGATTAAAACAGTAGAAACACCGAAGTAGAGACAGGATTAAAACAGTAGAAACACAGGAGTAGAGACATGATTAAAACAGAGAAAACACCGGATAGAAACACAGAATAGATAACAgggtttctttctctttctacgGTTCTTTAGGTGTGTATTTTGGGGTGATGATCTGTCCCTGTTGCATTGGGTGTGCATTAAAAGTGGAGTTTATAGAGATGTCACAACCACTCCACTCAAATGATTGAATTCATTAATTAGTTGTGAAGCGTCTTTTCTCTCCATGTTCGTGGTTCAGTGTCCTCTGGAGACTTGGCACGGGCTGCTCCTCGTTACCATCCAACTCACATCCTCATCAGTCACCTCATCTTGCGTCAAACACGTTTCTAATGCCCCACAACCTCCTGTCAAT encodes:
- the slc6a13 gene encoding sodium- and chloride-dependent GABA transporter 2, whose amino-acid sequence is MKELKCYEETEESKAEPPNGLDSRPLDIVPGTDDKMMERGQWGNKIEFVLSVAGEIIGLGNVWRFPYLCYKNGGGAFFIPYLIFLFACGIPVFFLETALGQYTSQGGITCWRMICPLFEGVGFATQVIVALLNVYYIVVLAWAIFYLSNSFTWDLPWASCNNTWNTDSCMEFQRGNSSINQRLNATSPVIEFWERRVLRISSGIDQIGSLNTDLVICLAVAWVVCYFCIWKGVKSTGKVVYFTATFPYIMLVVLLIRGVTLPGAYLGIQFYLYPDLGRLSDPQVWMDAGTQIFFSYAICLGCLTALGSYNKYNNNCYRDCLSLCFLNSGTSFIAGFAIFSILGFMAFEQNVPISEVAESGPGLAFIAYPRAVSMMPFSPLWACCFFIMICFLGLDSQFVCVESLVTSMVDMYPSTFRRKNRRELFILLIAVISFLLGLIMLTEGGMYIFQLFDYYAASGMCLLFVAVFETVCIAWIYGADRFYDNIEDMIGYRPGPVIKYCWLFFTPATCLGTFAFSLIKYTPLKYNNEYTYPWWGYGLGWILALSSMMCIPLFAAVKIYYTPGTLKERLTFLCTPSLDLPKSKLEQEKLLAIFAADGDSLCQKAPPTKDGYFPVDEKESHC